Proteins from one Cryptomeria japonica chromosome 4, Sugi_1.0, whole genome shotgun sequence genomic window:
- the LOC131875330 gene encoding UPF0496 protein At4g34320-like translates to MGGEMSKANYVRVGQDPDWENQYKEACKTDLEVKNFHDKLEDDLEGFVSAEGGMSLDSLRKATSIMAEKDQQLKDLILKNKKDIWKDRNLNELVELYRELNTVNKNLYNELNNCLVRMSCNQGFLEVALQCIAPSSNLPGKAQYTKCKEKLVEFQKAENPFNEKFSSLLKSVLEQNNQILGKLKAQKKKLDKKFKLVRLGRRISFILFAMVAGSCFIFSVLGAAMFSPPLAVAIVATPTILSGPSAWLFSRLTKYENKIKIRREVVDIMQKVTYKGLNDLNLISFSADQLKGSIDLILLSVDFYCKGEDHQKIAVEDIRKKRKRFKDQIDKLKNEVDDIRAKQQSVKDQIDDLHNHVDRCIQELQNNSSQILLKNTRSV, encoded by the coding sequence ATGGGAGGCGAGATGAGCAAGGCGAATTATGTGAGGGTTGGGCAAGACCCTGATTGGGAAAATCAATATAAAGAAGCTTGCAAAACTGATCTAGAAGTCAAGAATTTCCACGACAAGCTTGAAGATGATCTAGAGGGATTCGTCAGCGCGGAGGGCGGCATGTCTCTGGATTCTTTAAGGAAGGCAACCTCGATCATGGCAGAAAAAGACCAGCAACTCAAAGATCTCATACTGAAAAATAAGAAAGATATCTGGAAAGACCGTAACCTGAACGAGCTGGTTGAACTATATAGGGAACTCAATACAGTGAATAAAAACTTGTACAATGAGCTGAACAATTGCCTGGTAAGGATGAGTTGCAACCAAGGCTTCCTTGAGGTCGCGTTACAGTGCATAGCGCCTTCAAGCAACCTTCCCGGCAAGGCACAGTACACCAAGTGTAAGGAAAAACTAGTGGAATTTCAGAAGGCTGAGAATCCCTTTAACGAAAAATTTTCCAGTCTGTTAAAGTCTGTCCTAGAGCAGAACAATCAAATTCTGGGAAAACTCAAGGCGCAAAAAAAGAAATTGGACAAAAAATTCAAGTTGGTGAGGTTGGGGAGGAGGATTTCGTTCATTCTTTTTGCGATGGTGGCTGGGTCGTGTTTTATTTTTTCTGTGCTGGGAGCGGCCATGTTTTCGCCGCCGTTAGCAGTGGCAATTGTCGCCACCCCAACGATTCTCTCTGGCCCGTCGGCCTGGTTGTTCTCACGTTTGACAAAATACGAGAATAAGATCAAGATAAGACGTGAGGTTGTTGACATAATGCAGAAGGTGACCTATAAAGGGCTTAATGACCTGAACCTCATTAGCTTTAGCGCGGACCAACTGAAGGGCAGCATCGATTTGATTCTCCTGAGCGTGGACTTCTATTGCAAGGGAGAGGATCACCAGAAAATTGCAGTGGAGGATATTAGGAAGAAACGCAAGAGATTTAAGGATCAGATCGATAAACTGAAGAATGAAGTGGACGATATCAGGGCGAAACAGCAGAGCGTAAAGGACCAGATCGACGATCTTCACAACCATGTAGATCGCTGCATCCAGGAATTACAAAACAACAGTTCCCAAATTCTTCTCAAGAACACCAGGTCAGTTTGA